DNA sequence from the Vibrio ishigakensis genome:
TGCTCATTAAGTATTTATGAAATTCACTGTAAGTTCCGTAATCGTTTACGTGATCTGTATCAAATTAATAATGCAACCGATTGCGCTGTAACAAGTGTTTCTGTGGACACAACCAGAAACATCCGGACTTTTTCACGCCTTGAATCTGTCACATTAGAAATCCAATATGCACTGGATTTTTATTCCAACCTACCCCGAGGAAACAATGTCTTATACCAAGAACATTGCTTTGTGCAGTGCATTAACACTGGCACTAGTGGGCTGCAACAGCTCAAGCAACTCCACAGACGACAATAGAATCACTATGGATCTACGTTTGATGGAAACCACCGACCTTCACGGCAACATGATGCCGTACGACTACTTCGCTAACCAATACGACTCAAGCTATGGCCTTGCGCGTACCGCAGTAGTTATCGGTGAAGCTCGCTCTGAAGTTGAAAACAGCATGCTGTTTGATAATGGTGACCTTATCCAAGGTAGCCCAATGGCAGACTACCTAGCGAACCTAGGTGTGGCTCACCTTGAAAGCAACACTCACCCTGTTTATAAGGCAATGAACCTATTGGATTACGATGCAGCAAACATCGGTAACCACGAGTTCAACTACGGTCTTGATTTCCTACATGCGGCAATCGAAGGTGCTAACTTCCCTTATGTTGTTTCGAACGTGTTTGAATACAACGAAAACCTTTTAACAGCATCTCACTTCGCGTCTAACAGCTGTGAAACTCGTATCGATGATGAGTTCCTAGCGAGCGCTACTACGGCGTTTAACCCTTACATCATTCTAGAGCGTACCTTTGTGGCTCGTGATGGTCAGGACTACACCATTAACGTGGGTGTGATTGGCTTTACTCCACCAAACATCATGAGCTGGGATAAGAGCTACCTTGAATGTGAAGTAGTAGTATCGGACATCAAGGCAACTGCCGAATACTATGTGCCTCTAATGAAAGAAGCAGGTGCGGACATCATCGTTGCTGTGCCTCACTCTGGCCTGACTGGCAGTGATGCAGACCTGCCATTCCAAGAGAACGCTACCTGGCAGATCGCTCAAGTTGACGGTATCGATGCCATCATGTTTGGTCACGACCACAACAACTTCCCTTCAACGACTGGCTTCTATGACGGTATGGAAGGTGTAAATGCACCAGAAGGTAAGATCTACGGCAAACCAGCTGTTATGCCTGGATTCTGGGGTAACCACTTGGGTGTTATCGATCTAGTAGTTCAAAGTAATGACCAAGGTGAAACCTGGACTGTGAACTACGAAGAGAGTACTGCTGAGCTTCGTGCTCTGCCTAAAGACAAACTAGAGATCTCTCCAGTTATTGCTGCATCTGTGGCTACAGAGCACGTGGATACCCAAGAGTACATGGCTACCCCAATTTTGGGTATCACTCAAAAGATCAACAGCTTCTTCTCAGCAATCGTTCCTGATCTATCGGTACAGATCGTTAACGAAGCTCAGTTCCACTGGGCAAACCAACTTGAAGAGCTGAGCTTTGACAATGGTGAAATCCTGCTTTCAGTATCTGCACCATTCAAAGGTGGCCGTGGCGGTGCTGACGATTACACCAATATCAACGGTGATGAGCTAACTAATGCAAGCGTTGCAGACCTTTACGTGTTTGATAACAACACACCTGCAGTGCTTAAGCTAACGGTTGCAGATATCAAAGAGTGGCTAGAGTCTATCGCTTCACAGCAGTATCAAACAGTAACCAACGAGGGTGATTACCTACTGAACCAAATGTTCCGTAGCTATAACTTTGACGTGTTCTACGGCGGTTGGGATGCAGATGGCCAAGCGATTGGTCTTCACTACGATATCGACGTTTCTCAAGCTCCACGTTACCAAGTAGATGAAAACGGCGAGCTAGTTACTGATGAAGAAGGTTACGCAATACTAAACGAAAATGGTATTCATCGTCGTATCCTAAACTTCTCGTACGACGGTGTGGTGTTGGATGACAACCAAGTTATGTATGTTGTGACTAACAACTACCGCGCATCAAATACTAAGATGCCAGG
Encoded proteins:
- a CDS encoding bifunctional 2',3'-cyclic-nucleotide 2'-phosphodiesterase/3'-nucleotidase, encoding METTDLHGNMMPYDYFANQYDSSYGLARTAVVIGEARSEVENSMLFDNGDLIQGSPMADYLANLGVAHLESNTHPVYKAMNLLDYDAANIGNHEFNYGLDFLHAAIEGANFPYVVSNVFEYNENLLTASHFASNSCETRIDDEFLASATTAFNPYIILERTFVARDGQDYTINVGVIGFTPPNIMSWDKSYLECEVVVSDIKATAEYYVPLMKEAGADIIVAVPHSGLTGSDADLPFQENATWQIAQVDGIDAIMFGHDHNNFPSTTGFYDGMEGVNAPEGKIYGKPAVMPGFWGNHLGVIDLVVQSNDQGETWTVNYEESTAELRALPKDKLEISPVIAASVATEHVDTQEYMATPILGITQKINSFFSAIVPDLSVQIVNEAQFHWANQLEELSFDNGEILLSVSAPFKGGRGGADDYTNINGDELTNASVADLYVFDNNTPAVLKLTVADIKEWLESIASQQYQTVTNEGDYLLNQMFRSYNFDVFYGGWDADGQAIGLHYDIDVSQAPRYQVDENGELVTDEEGYAILNENGIHRRILNFSYDGVVLDDNQVMYVVTNNYRASNTKMPGVMNSELALEDAAYTNRELVDQYLKHLAETAGSETVTVPEHTFENAENFSLVGPSQTSVKFLSSPNGEEFSREVEGVTFTTDTGNVGDNGGYSVYTYTFN